A region of Etheostoma cragini isolate CJK2018 chromosome 2, CSU_Ecrag_1.0, whole genome shotgun sequence DNA encodes the following proteins:
- the radil gene encoding ras-associating and dilute domain-containing protein — MFHNCGVCEANSSIMFYGSSSGASMSLPSKSRLKRQSRTFTQVLYRTLSYRDRVPVETGTNTRVDRRSMTEPPERPADDPAELSTQSSAPGVLKIFGDEICAGANYKSVLATPRSSAQELVKEALERYSLNKNAAHSYVLCDVIGRLEGGGGIGGGGWRTECLRAMGDNEKPLLLQELWKPREGHARRFELRRRAEVEEFNAKEKDTITAGPKTSQFLAALMGRSGLGKHRSSPLRFGRAVQSSSKDINAQARKLQRNRAKGTLTLPRTSNSSFCRSLSETSLNQLGVGDEPKRYYSTLPGPLRGREREAASNSRRKEEGSQGGGGVRHSLYQSPHLLLLQGYNQQDCLVYLLNREQHTVGQETPSARPNICLFSPDILPLHCRLRRVPAPRRNANSNNKGEELGESQRSCVAVEPVLHATVLVNFSRCERSTTLRHGDLLSFGAHYIFLYKDPTGAKPLPAQTLARLRSLGQLYDAGVEEGEGSAQTCKMCGSVLKDRGAVSSVPAVRRSFKPHLVKPRSGGPATGGPLSFSGGGRGGGGGGGGGVQKRRLQLDFDQAHEDQLLNRIVSLIEPGGDDHKLTPAYLLCLCIQHSASTFPPGSFGKLLLKIVRRIQTIAWERTKELAQKQAQHLHSLWALYVVLPGLLDCNPFPVDSSEPCWKGGVGFPEPVRRVLQVFQNGQELLQGFQVHLEIQAQMFAYLFFFSNVSLFNQLMDKGRAKSMHTHTPLDLPQDLYICVCVCVCVCVCVCVCVCVLVSILTETNTYLSSMPFSYLHSVTPPFSSSSSLPTFLPSGHPGLRQRRVEVGLDGGEKEGRENGGEVEKLSWRALSSEHPALKPVQLHRILTQYQLTGEIGPVPTWQPSSEDEAYIYRTVDLLESFENHPPIVLPSSGFRVDLDSECVEDSVYRQLLYIRHYLWGLRTKTQTHTNTPSVQTHSNGTNTADWPDVQRELLAHNSPRSGGPGDEVAAETGEERRRDRPPGQSHTHSLRRNGTIHHARAANPDPSCLLTPPNTPLYPDGGDGGGGGGGGGGGGGGGGGGGGGGGHAIGPNTQTNGCTSRTVAECKTNGLITNGLEGCISGCEFPFPVSSLGAPPLPDDLCVVFVVELDKGPYGLGMGLIDGLHTPLNAPGIYIRTLIPDGPAASDGRLRIGDRILAVNGTSLIGADYQSAVDLIRLGGGRLRFLVAKSDPDVSEKISASSC, encoded by the exons ATGTTCCACAA TTGTGGAGTTTGTGAAGCCAACAGCAGCATCATGTTCTACGGTTCTTCTTCTGGGGCTAGTATGTCCCTACCATCCAAGAGCCGCctgaaacgccagagcaggacCTTCACACAG GTCCTGTACCGTACTCTGAGTTACAGAGACCGTGTCCCAGTAGAAACTGGGACAAACACTCGTGTGGACCGGCGCTCGATGACTGAACCCCCAGAGCGACCGGCAGACGACCCTGCTGAACTCTCCACGCAGAGCTCAGCCCCTGGGGTGCTAAAGATTTTTGGAGATGAAATTTGTGCCGGTGCCAActacaagagtgtcctggccacGCCGCGCTCCAGTGCGCAGGAGCTGGTGAAAGAGGCACTTGAGCGTTACTCTCTCAACAAGAACGCTGCCCACTCTTACGTCCTGTGCGACGTGATCGGGCGTTTGGAGGGGGGAGGCGGGATAGGAGGAGGGGGTTGGCGAACTGAATGCTTGCGTGCAATGGGGGACAATGAAAAGCCACTGTTGCTCCAAGAGCTTTGGAAACCCAGAGAAGGACACGCtcgcagatttgagttgcggaGGAGAGCAGAGGTGGAGGAATTCAACGCCAAGGAGAAGGACACCATCACTGCTG GGCCCAAAACCTCCCAATTCCTGGCGGCTCTAATGGGTCGGTCTGGGCTGGGCAAACACAGGAGCTCCCCCCTGCGGTTTGGTCGAGCGGTACAGTCCAGCTCTAAAG ATATTAATGCTCAGGCTCGTAAGCTCCAGAGGAACAGGGCGAAAGGGACGCTGACCCTGCCCCGAACTAGCAACTCATCTTTCTGTCGCAGCCTCAGCGAGACCAGCCTCAACCAG cTGGGTGTCGGAGATGAACCCAAGCGTTATTACTCCACCCTGCCGGGGCCCTTAAGGGGTCGAGAACGTGAAGCGGCTTCCAACAGCCggaggaaagaggaggggagtcagggaggaggaggggtgaggCACTCGCTTTACCAGTCCCCACACCTTCTGCTGCTCCAGGGATACAATCAACAG GACTGTTTGGTGTACCTGCTGAACCGAGAACAGCACACAGTTGGTCAGGAGACTCCATCAGCTCGCCCCAACATCTGCCTCTTCTCTCCTGACATCCTGCCCCTCCACTGCCGCCTGCGCCGAGTCCCTGCACCACGTCGGAATgccaacagcaacaacaaggGAGAGGAGCTGGGGGAGAGCCAGCGGTCCTGTGTTGCAGTTGAGCCGGTGCTCCACGCCACAGTTCTGGTGAACTTTTCCCGCTGCGAGCGCTCCACCACGCTGCGACACGGTGACCTCCTCTCCTTCGGAGCGCATTACATCTTCCTGTACAAGGACCCCACAGGCGCTAAGCCTTTGCCTGCTCAGACCTTGGCCCGCCTTCGCTCCCTGGGGCAGCTTTACGATGcgggggtggaggagggagagggcaGTGCTCAGACTTGTAAGATGTGTGGTTCTGTACTGAAGGACAGAGGAGCGGTGTCAAGTGTTCCTGCAGTTCGACGCAGCTTCAAACCTCACCTGGTAAAACCTCGCAGCGGGGGGCCGGCAACGGGAGGGCCCCTTAGTTtttcaggaggaggaagaggaggaggaggaggtggaggaggaggagttcaGAAAAGAAGGCTACAGTTGGACTTTGACCAAGCTCACGAAGACCAGCTGTTGAACAGGATTGTGTCTCTCATAGAACCTGGAG gagATGACCATAAACTGACACCTGCCTACCTGCTGTGTCTGTGCATACAACACTCTGCCTCGACCTTTCCACCTGGGAGTTTTGGAAAGCTACTGCTCAAGATAGTCCGGCGAATTCAGACCATTGCATGG GAGAGGACAAAGGAGCTGGCTCAGAAGCAAGCTCAGCA CCTTCATTCTTTGTgg GCTCTTTATGTAGTGTTACCAGGTTTGTTGGACTGTAATCCATTCCCAGTCGACAGCTCTGAGCCCTGCTGGAAAGGAGGTGTAGGGTTTCCTGAACCTGTGCGCAGGGTCCTGCAG gtgtttcAAAATGGCCAGGAACTTTTGCAGGGCTTCCAGGTTCACCTGGAGATTCAGGCTCAGATGTTCGCttacctcttcttcttctccaacGTGTCGCTATTTAACCAGCTAATGGACAAAGGTAGGGCTAAAagcatgcacactcacactccaTTAGACCTCCCTCAGgatttgtacatttgtgtgtgtgtgtgtgtgtgtgtgtgtgtgtgtgtgtgtgtgtgtgtttgtgtccttgtCAGCATTTTGACAGAGACTAACACATATTTGTCCTCAATGCCCTTCTCCTATCTGCATTCTGTTActccccccttctcctcctcctcttccttgcCAACCTTCCTTCCATCTGGCCATCCGGGGCTGAGACAAAGAAGAGTAGAGGTGGGATTggatggaggagagaaagaggggagagagaatggAGGGGAGGTCGAAAAG TTGAGTTGGCGAGCTTTGTCCAGTGAACACCCGGCTCTGAAACCTGTCCAGCTGCACAGGATTCTCACCCAGTACCAGCTCACTGGAGAGATAGGCCCCGTCCCAACATGGCAACCCAGCAGCGAGGATGAGGCGTATATATACAGAACAG TGGACCTCTTGGAGAGCTTTGAGAACCACCCTCCCATAGTGCTGCCCAGCTCCGGCTTCAGAGTGGACCTAGACAGCGAGTGTGTGGAAGACAGCGTCTACAGACAGCTGCTCTACATCCGCCACTACCTGTGGGGGCTACGCACCAAgacgcaaacacacaccaacactccCAGTGTGCAAACGCACTCCAACGGAACCAACACAGCTGACTGGCCCGATGTTCAG AGGGAGCTGTTGGCCCACAACAGTCCTCGGTCTGGGGGTCCTGGGGATGAGGTGGCGGCTGAGACGGGAGAGGAGAGACGACGGGACAGACCCCCAggccaatcacacacacacagcctcagaAGGAACGGCACCATCCACCACGCTCGGGCAGCAAATCCAGACCCTTCCTGCCTGTTGACACCTCCCAACACCCCGCTCTACCCGGATGGAGGAGacggaggaggcggaggag gaggcggaggaggaggaggaggaggaggaggaggaggaggaggaggaggagggcatGCTATAGGTCCCAACACCCAGACTAACGGCTGCACCAGCAGAACTGTGGCAGAGTGTAAGACCAATGGACTCATCACCAACGGACTGGAGG GGTGTATTAGTGGGTGTGAGTTTCCTTTCCCTGTATCCTCCCTTGGCGCCCCTCCCCTTCCTGATGActtgtgtgtggtgtttgtaGTGGAACTGGACAAGGGACCCTACGGACTGGGCATGGGACTCATAGACGGCCTG CACACGCCTCTCAACGCTCCAGGCATCTACATCCGGACTCTGATCCCTGACGGACCCGCTGCCTCAGACGGCAGACTGAGAATCGGAGATCGCATCCTGGCTGTGAACGGGACCAGTCTGATAGGAGCAGACTACCAAAG